A portion of the Pseudopipra pipra isolate bDixPip1 chromosome 1, bDixPip1.hap1, whole genome shotgun sequence genome contains these proteins:
- the LPIN2 gene encoding phosphatidate phosphatase LPIN2 isoform X1 translates to MHFSENNVFEDDSNRSDAAVHEKVPSGILSQTMNYVGQLAGQVLVTVKELYKGINQATLSGCIDVIVVRQQDGTYQCSPFHVRFGKLGVLRSKEKVIDIEINGDAVDLHMKLGDNGEAFFVQETEEENEKVPAYLATSPIPTEDQFFKDTDNHLKSVENERTCANSEILHSAETETVFTPGSVKKKKRRRKKYKQDSRKEDQVSSAGAEEIFEMEISSDDEKSVQPLRGSSNSSPKGEEQKESLIYHSKDHYPLSDGDWSPLENPFSEQVCPKSDSELEVKPAESLLRSESHMEWTWGGFPESTKISKKEKLEHCKTATITPSEKTHFRVILSSDEVEDDDDVKDSVCTVLKPEPRTHPLLQQMDVKDSLASAIVEPQVALPLDADHHSRMLVDPLPETKPTAKTDSPSKKKGVHKRSHHQGPDDIYLDDLKALEPEVAALYFPKSDSDPGFRQWAESDTLSGSQSPQSVGSAAADSGTECMSDSAMDLPDVTLSLCGGLNENGEISKEKFMEHIITYHEFAENPGLIDNPNLVIRIYNRYYNWALAAPMILSLQVFQKSLPKATVESWVKEKMPKKSGRWWFWRKRESMTKQIPEAKEGKTETQRANELPATIKEQVNSRPPEDDSSSDEASQELKESLKMDSAPAEHPPHGNVPSYKKSLRLSSDQIAKLKLRDGPNDVVFSITTQYQGTCRCAGTIYLWNWNDKIIISDIDGTITKSDALGHILPQFGKDWTHQGIAKLYHSINENGYKFLYCSARAIGMADITRGYLHWVNDKGTILPRGPLMLSPSSLFSAFHREVIEKKPEKFKIECLNDIKNLFAPSKQPFYAAFGNRPNDVYAYMQVGVPACRIFTVNPKGELIQEQTKGNKSSYYRLSELVEYVFPLLNKEQSSAFPCPEFSSFCYWREPLPDLNMDELA, encoded by the exons ATgcatttctcagaaaataatgtttttgaaGATGACTCCAATAGAAGTGATGCTGCTGTTCATGAAAAGGTTCCTTCTGGAATCTTG TCTCAGACTATGAACTACGTAGGACAACTTGCAGGGCAAGTCCTGGTTACTGTGAAGGAGCTGTACAAAGGCATTAATCAGGCGACCCTTTCAGGATGCATTGATGTCATTGTGGTCCGGCAACAGGATGGTACATACCAGTGTTCTCCTTTCCATGTCCGATTTGGGAAGCTTGGTGTATTGCGCTCTAAAGAAAAAGTG ATTGATATAGAAATTAATGGCGATGCTGTTGATCTTCATATGAAACTGGGTGACAATGGAGAAGCTTTCTTTGTACAagaaacagaggaggaaaat gaaaaggtTCCTGCATATTTGGCAACATCTCCAATACCCACTGAAGACCAGTTTTTTAAAGACACTGACAATCATTTAAAATCAGTTGAAAATGAGAGGACATGTGCAAACTCAGAAATTCTACACTCTGCAGAAACAGAGACTGTGTTCACCCCAGgttctgtgaaaaagaaaaaaagaagaagaaagaaatacaaacaaGATAGCAGGAAGGAAGATCAGGTCTCTTCTGCTGGGGCTGAAGAGATTTTCGAAATGGAAATCAGCTCAGATGATGAAAAAAGTGTTCAACCCCTAAG AGGGTCCTCAAATTCATCACCAAAGGGTGAAGAGCAAAAAGAGTCTTTGATTTACCACTCGAAGGACCATTACCCCTTATCTGATGGAGACTGGTCCCCTCTGGAGAA CCCTTTCTCTGAGCAAGTCTGCCCTAAAAGCGATTCAGAACTGGAAGTTAAGCCTGCTGAGAGCTTGCTCAGATCTGAATCTCACATGGAATGGACATGGGGAGGATTCCCAGAATCAACCAAG ataaGCAAGAAAGAGAAACTGGAACATTGCAAAACAGCTACCATTACTCCATCAGAGAAGACTCATTTTAGGGTCATCCTCAGCTCTGATGAagttgaagatgatgatgatgtgaAAGATTCTGTCTGTACAGTACTGAAACCTGAGCCAAGAACTCATCCTCTGCTTCAGCAGATGGATGTTAAAGATTCTCTTGCTTCTGCAATCGTAGAACCGCAAGTTGCTTTGCCATTAGATGCTGATCATCATTCCAGAATGTTGGTGGACCCTTTACCAGAAACAAAGCCAACAGCAAAAACCGACTCTCcttcaaaaaagaaag GGGTGCACAAGCGAAGCCATCATCAAGGACCTGATGATATTTACTTGGATGACCTAAAGGCTTTGGAACCTGAAGTTGCAGCACTTTACTTTCCCAAAAG TGATTCTGATCCTGGCTTCAGGCAGTGGGCAGAGTCAGATACCCTTTCTGGTTCCCAGTCACCCCAGTCAGTtggaagtgctgctgctgataGTGGTACAGAGTGCATGTCTGATTCTGCTATGGACTTGCCTGATGTCACACTGTCACTTTGTGGAGGTCTCAATGAAAATGGAGAGATTTCTAAAG AAAAATTCATGGAACATATTATTACTTATCATGAATTTGCTGAAAACCCTGGACTCATTGACAATCCTAATTTGGTAATACGGATTTATAACAG GTATTATAACTGGGCGTTGGCTGCTCCGATGATTCTGAGTTTGCAGGTGTTTCAGAAGAGTTTGCCTAAG GCTACTGTTGAGTCTTGGGTCAAAGAAAAGATGCCAAAGAAGTCTGGAAGGTGGTGGTTCTGGCGCAAGAGAGAAAGCATGACTAAACAG ATACCAGAGGCGAAAGAGGGGAAAACTGAGACACAAAGAGCAAATGAGCTGCCAGCAACTATAAAAGAGCAAGTTAATAGTAG ACCTCCAGAAGATGATTCTTCTAGTGATGAAGCATCACAGGAGTTGAAGGAATCTCTAAAAATGGATTCTGCCCCAGCAGAGCATCCACCCCATGGGAACGTTCCATCTTATAAGAAGTCACTTAGACTGTCTTCGGACCAAATA GCAAAGTTGAAGCTCAGAGATGGCCCTAATGATGTTGTATTTAGTATTACAACCCAGTATCAAGGAACTTGCCGTTGTGCAGGAACAATATACCTCTGGAACTGGAATGATAAAATCATCATATCAGACATTGATGGAACAATAACCAA GTCTGATGCTTTAGGACATATCCTCCCTCAGTTTGGCAAGGACTGGACTCATCAGGGCATTGCAAAACTCTATCATTCCATAAACGA AAATGGCTACAAGTTTCTGTACTGCTCTGCCCGTGCCATTGGGATGGCAGATATCACCAGAGGATACTTACACTGGGTGAATGACAAAGGAACAATTCTCCCCAGGGGCCCTCTCATGTTGTCCCCCAGCagtttgttttctgcctttcataG ggaAGTAATAGAAAAGAAGCCCGAAAAGTTCAAAATCGAATGTTTGAACGATATCAAGAATTTGTTTGCTCCCAGTAAACAGCCTTTCTATGCTGCTTTTGGAAACAGGCCCAAT GATGTATATGCCTACATGCAAGTGGGAGTTCCAGCCTGCAGAATATTTACTGTGAATCCAAAGGGTGAACTGATCCAAGAACAGACTAAGGGAAACAAATCTTC GTATTACAGACTAAGTGAGCTTGTGGAATACGTGTTCCCATTGCTTAATAAAGAACAGAGTTCTGCATTTCCGTGCCCAGAATTCAGCTCTTTTTGCTACTGGAGAGAGCCTCTTCCTGACCTTAACATGGATGAACTGGCCTGA
- the LPIN2 gene encoding phosphatidate phosphatase LPIN2 isoform X2 yields the protein MNYVGQLAGQVLVTVKELYKGINQATLSGCIDVIVVRQQDGTYQCSPFHVRFGKLGVLRSKEKVIDIEINGDAVDLHMKLGDNGEAFFVQETEEENEKVPAYLATSPIPTEDQFFKDTDNHLKSVENERTCANSEILHSAETETVFTPGSVKKKKRRRKKYKQDSRKEDQVSSAGAEEIFEMEISSDDEKSVQPLRGSSNSSPKGEEQKESLIYHSKDHYPLSDGDWSPLENPFSEQVCPKSDSELEVKPAESLLRSESHMEWTWGGFPESTKISKKEKLEHCKTATITPSEKTHFRVILSSDEVEDDDDVKDSVCTVLKPEPRTHPLLQQMDVKDSLASAIVEPQVALPLDADHHSRMLVDPLPETKPTAKTDSPSKKKGVHKRSHHQGPDDIYLDDLKALEPEVAALYFPKSDSDPGFRQWAESDTLSGSQSPQSVGSAAADSGTECMSDSAMDLPDVTLSLCGGLNENGEISKEKFMEHIITYHEFAENPGLIDNPNLVIRIYNRYYNWALAAPMILSLQVFQKSLPKATVESWVKEKMPKKSGRWWFWRKRESMTKQIPEAKEGKTETQRANELPATIKEQVNSRPPEDDSSSDEASQELKESLKMDSAPAEHPPHGNVPSYKKSLRLSSDQIAKLKLRDGPNDVVFSITTQYQGTCRCAGTIYLWNWNDKIIISDIDGTITKSDALGHILPQFGKDWTHQGIAKLYHSINENGYKFLYCSARAIGMADITRGYLHWVNDKGTILPRGPLMLSPSSLFSAFHREVIEKKPEKFKIECLNDIKNLFAPSKQPFYAAFGNRPNDVYAYMQVGVPACRIFTVNPKGELIQEQTKGNKSSYYRLSELVEYVFPLLNKEQSSAFPCPEFSSFCYWREPLPDLNMDELA from the exons ATGAACTACGTAGGACAACTTGCAGGGCAAGTCCTGGTTACTGTGAAGGAGCTGTACAAAGGCATTAATCAGGCGACCCTTTCAGGATGCATTGATGTCATTGTGGTCCGGCAACAGGATGGTACATACCAGTGTTCTCCTTTCCATGTCCGATTTGGGAAGCTTGGTGTATTGCGCTCTAAAGAAAAAGTG ATTGATATAGAAATTAATGGCGATGCTGTTGATCTTCATATGAAACTGGGTGACAATGGAGAAGCTTTCTTTGTACAagaaacagaggaggaaaat gaaaaggtTCCTGCATATTTGGCAACATCTCCAATACCCACTGAAGACCAGTTTTTTAAAGACACTGACAATCATTTAAAATCAGTTGAAAATGAGAGGACATGTGCAAACTCAGAAATTCTACACTCTGCAGAAACAGAGACTGTGTTCACCCCAGgttctgtgaaaaagaaaaaaagaagaagaaagaaatacaaacaaGATAGCAGGAAGGAAGATCAGGTCTCTTCTGCTGGGGCTGAAGAGATTTTCGAAATGGAAATCAGCTCAGATGATGAAAAAAGTGTTCAACCCCTAAG AGGGTCCTCAAATTCATCACCAAAGGGTGAAGAGCAAAAAGAGTCTTTGATTTACCACTCGAAGGACCATTACCCCTTATCTGATGGAGACTGGTCCCCTCTGGAGAA CCCTTTCTCTGAGCAAGTCTGCCCTAAAAGCGATTCAGAACTGGAAGTTAAGCCTGCTGAGAGCTTGCTCAGATCTGAATCTCACATGGAATGGACATGGGGAGGATTCCCAGAATCAACCAAG ataaGCAAGAAAGAGAAACTGGAACATTGCAAAACAGCTACCATTACTCCATCAGAGAAGACTCATTTTAGGGTCATCCTCAGCTCTGATGAagttgaagatgatgatgatgtgaAAGATTCTGTCTGTACAGTACTGAAACCTGAGCCAAGAACTCATCCTCTGCTTCAGCAGATGGATGTTAAAGATTCTCTTGCTTCTGCAATCGTAGAACCGCAAGTTGCTTTGCCATTAGATGCTGATCATCATTCCAGAATGTTGGTGGACCCTTTACCAGAAACAAAGCCAACAGCAAAAACCGACTCTCcttcaaaaaagaaag GGGTGCACAAGCGAAGCCATCATCAAGGACCTGATGATATTTACTTGGATGACCTAAAGGCTTTGGAACCTGAAGTTGCAGCACTTTACTTTCCCAAAAG TGATTCTGATCCTGGCTTCAGGCAGTGGGCAGAGTCAGATACCCTTTCTGGTTCCCAGTCACCCCAGTCAGTtggaagtgctgctgctgataGTGGTACAGAGTGCATGTCTGATTCTGCTATGGACTTGCCTGATGTCACACTGTCACTTTGTGGAGGTCTCAATGAAAATGGAGAGATTTCTAAAG AAAAATTCATGGAACATATTATTACTTATCATGAATTTGCTGAAAACCCTGGACTCATTGACAATCCTAATTTGGTAATACGGATTTATAACAG GTATTATAACTGGGCGTTGGCTGCTCCGATGATTCTGAGTTTGCAGGTGTTTCAGAAGAGTTTGCCTAAG GCTACTGTTGAGTCTTGGGTCAAAGAAAAGATGCCAAAGAAGTCTGGAAGGTGGTGGTTCTGGCGCAAGAGAGAAAGCATGACTAAACAG ATACCAGAGGCGAAAGAGGGGAAAACTGAGACACAAAGAGCAAATGAGCTGCCAGCAACTATAAAAGAGCAAGTTAATAGTAG ACCTCCAGAAGATGATTCTTCTAGTGATGAAGCATCACAGGAGTTGAAGGAATCTCTAAAAATGGATTCTGCCCCAGCAGAGCATCCACCCCATGGGAACGTTCCATCTTATAAGAAGTCACTTAGACTGTCTTCGGACCAAATA GCAAAGTTGAAGCTCAGAGATGGCCCTAATGATGTTGTATTTAGTATTACAACCCAGTATCAAGGAACTTGCCGTTGTGCAGGAACAATATACCTCTGGAACTGGAATGATAAAATCATCATATCAGACATTGATGGAACAATAACCAA GTCTGATGCTTTAGGACATATCCTCCCTCAGTTTGGCAAGGACTGGACTCATCAGGGCATTGCAAAACTCTATCATTCCATAAACGA AAATGGCTACAAGTTTCTGTACTGCTCTGCCCGTGCCATTGGGATGGCAGATATCACCAGAGGATACTTACACTGGGTGAATGACAAAGGAACAATTCTCCCCAGGGGCCCTCTCATGTTGTCCCCCAGCagtttgttttctgcctttcataG ggaAGTAATAGAAAAGAAGCCCGAAAAGTTCAAAATCGAATGTTTGAACGATATCAAGAATTTGTTTGCTCCCAGTAAACAGCCTTTCTATGCTGCTTTTGGAAACAGGCCCAAT GATGTATATGCCTACATGCAAGTGGGAGTTCCAGCCTGCAGAATATTTACTGTGAATCCAAAGGGTGAACTGATCCAAGAACAGACTAAGGGAAACAAATCTTC GTATTACAGACTAAGTGAGCTTGTGGAATACGTGTTCCCATTGCTTAATAAAGAACAGAGTTCTGCATTTCCGTGCCCAGAATTCAGCTCTTTTTGCTACTGGAGAGAGCCTCTTCCTGACCTTAACATGGATGAACTGGCCTGA
- the LPIN2 gene encoding phosphatidate phosphatase LPIN2 isoform X3, whose product MHFSENNVFEDDSNRSDAAVHEKVPSGILSQTMNYVGQLAGQVLVTVKELYKGINQATLSGCIDVIVVRQQDGTYQCSPFHVRFGKLGVLRSKEKVIDIEINGDAVDLHMKLGDNGEAFFVQETEEENEKVPAYLATSPIPTEDQFFKDTDNHLKSVENERTCANSEILHSAETETVFTPGSVKKKKRRRKKYKQDSRKEDQVSSAGAEEIFEMEISSDDEKSVQPLRGSSNSSPKGEEQKESLIYHSKDHYPLSDGDWSPLENPFSEQVCPKSDSELEVKPAESLLRSESHMEWTWGGFPESTKISKKEKLEHCKTATITPSEKTHFRVILSSDEVEDDDDVKDSVCTVLKPEPRTHPLLQQMDVKDSLASAIVEPQVALPLDADHHSRMLVDPLPETKPTAKTDSPSKKKGVHKRSHHQGPDDIYLDDLKALEPEVAALYFPKSDSDPGFRQWAESDTLSGSQSPQSVGSAAADSGTECMSDSAMDLPDVTLSLCGGLNENGEISKEKFMEHIITYHEFAENPGLIDNPNLVIRIYNRYYNWALAAPMILSLQVFQKSLPKATVESWVKEKMPKKSGRWWFWRKRESMTKQIPEAKEGKTETQRANELPATIKEQVNSRPPEDDSSSDEASQELKESLKMDSAPAEHPPHGNVPSYKKSLRLSSDQIAKLKLRDGPNDVVFSITTQYQGTCRCAGTIYLWNWNDKIIISDIDGTITKSDALGHILPQFGKDWTHQGIAKLYHSINENGYKFLYCSARAIGMADITRGYLHWVNDKGTILPRGPLMLSPSSLFSAFHRMYMPTCKWEFQPAEYLL is encoded by the exons ATgcatttctcagaaaataatgtttttgaaGATGACTCCAATAGAAGTGATGCTGCTGTTCATGAAAAGGTTCCTTCTGGAATCTTG TCTCAGACTATGAACTACGTAGGACAACTTGCAGGGCAAGTCCTGGTTACTGTGAAGGAGCTGTACAAAGGCATTAATCAGGCGACCCTTTCAGGATGCATTGATGTCATTGTGGTCCGGCAACAGGATGGTACATACCAGTGTTCTCCTTTCCATGTCCGATTTGGGAAGCTTGGTGTATTGCGCTCTAAAGAAAAAGTG ATTGATATAGAAATTAATGGCGATGCTGTTGATCTTCATATGAAACTGGGTGACAATGGAGAAGCTTTCTTTGTACAagaaacagaggaggaaaat gaaaaggtTCCTGCATATTTGGCAACATCTCCAATACCCACTGAAGACCAGTTTTTTAAAGACACTGACAATCATTTAAAATCAGTTGAAAATGAGAGGACATGTGCAAACTCAGAAATTCTACACTCTGCAGAAACAGAGACTGTGTTCACCCCAGgttctgtgaaaaagaaaaaaagaagaagaaagaaatacaaacaaGATAGCAGGAAGGAAGATCAGGTCTCTTCTGCTGGGGCTGAAGAGATTTTCGAAATGGAAATCAGCTCAGATGATGAAAAAAGTGTTCAACCCCTAAG AGGGTCCTCAAATTCATCACCAAAGGGTGAAGAGCAAAAAGAGTCTTTGATTTACCACTCGAAGGACCATTACCCCTTATCTGATGGAGACTGGTCCCCTCTGGAGAA CCCTTTCTCTGAGCAAGTCTGCCCTAAAAGCGATTCAGAACTGGAAGTTAAGCCTGCTGAGAGCTTGCTCAGATCTGAATCTCACATGGAATGGACATGGGGAGGATTCCCAGAATCAACCAAG ataaGCAAGAAAGAGAAACTGGAACATTGCAAAACAGCTACCATTACTCCATCAGAGAAGACTCATTTTAGGGTCATCCTCAGCTCTGATGAagttgaagatgatgatgatgtgaAAGATTCTGTCTGTACAGTACTGAAACCTGAGCCAAGAACTCATCCTCTGCTTCAGCAGATGGATGTTAAAGATTCTCTTGCTTCTGCAATCGTAGAACCGCAAGTTGCTTTGCCATTAGATGCTGATCATCATTCCAGAATGTTGGTGGACCCTTTACCAGAAACAAAGCCAACAGCAAAAACCGACTCTCcttcaaaaaagaaag GGGTGCACAAGCGAAGCCATCATCAAGGACCTGATGATATTTACTTGGATGACCTAAAGGCTTTGGAACCTGAAGTTGCAGCACTTTACTTTCCCAAAAG TGATTCTGATCCTGGCTTCAGGCAGTGGGCAGAGTCAGATACCCTTTCTGGTTCCCAGTCACCCCAGTCAGTtggaagtgctgctgctgataGTGGTACAGAGTGCATGTCTGATTCTGCTATGGACTTGCCTGATGTCACACTGTCACTTTGTGGAGGTCTCAATGAAAATGGAGAGATTTCTAAAG AAAAATTCATGGAACATATTATTACTTATCATGAATTTGCTGAAAACCCTGGACTCATTGACAATCCTAATTTGGTAATACGGATTTATAACAG GTATTATAACTGGGCGTTGGCTGCTCCGATGATTCTGAGTTTGCAGGTGTTTCAGAAGAGTTTGCCTAAG GCTACTGTTGAGTCTTGGGTCAAAGAAAAGATGCCAAAGAAGTCTGGAAGGTGGTGGTTCTGGCGCAAGAGAGAAAGCATGACTAAACAG ATACCAGAGGCGAAAGAGGGGAAAACTGAGACACAAAGAGCAAATGAGCTGCCAGCAACTATAAAAGAGCAAGTTAATAGTAG ACCTCCAGAAGATGATTCTTCTAGTGATGAAGCATCACAGGAGTTGAAGGAATCTCTAAAAATGGATTCTGCCCCAGCAGAGCATCCACCCCATGGGAACGTTCCATCTTATAAGAAGTCACTTAGACTGTCTTCGGACCAAATA GCAAAGTTGAAGCTCAGAGATGGCCCTAATGATGTTGTATTTAGTATTACAACCCAGTATCAAGGAACTTGCCGTTGTGCAGGAACAATATACCTCTGGAACTGGAATGATAAAATCATCATATCAGACATTGATGGAACAATAACCAA GTCTGATGCTTTAGGACATATCCTCCCTCAGTTTGGCAAGGACTGGACTCATCAGGGCATTGCAAAACTCTATCATTCCATAAACGA AAATGGCTACAAGTTTCTGTACTGCTCTGCCCGTGCCATTGGGATGGCAGATATCACCAGAGGATACTTACACTGGGTGAATGACAAAGGAACAATTCTCCCCAGGGGCCCTCTCATGTTGTCCCCCAGCagtttgttttctgcctttcataG GATGTATATGCCTACATGCAAGTGGGAGTTCCAGCCTGCAGAATATTTACTGTGA